A genomic window from Anolis carolinensis isolate JA03-04 unplaced genomic scaffold, rAnoCar3.1.pri scaffold_13, whole genome shotgun sequence includes:
- the arpc1a gene encoding actin-related protein 2/3 complex subunit 1A: MSLHQFLLEPITCHAWNKDRTQIAISPNNHEVHIYKKNSNQWVKAHELKEHNGHITGIDWAPKSDRIVTCGADRNAYVWSQKDGVWKPTLVILRINRAATFVKWSPLENKFAVGSGARLISVCYFESENDWWVSKHIKKPIRSTVLSLDWHPNNVLLAAGSCDFKCRVFSAYIKEVDEKPASTPWGSKMPFGQLMSEFGGAGSGGWVHSVSFSASGNRLAWVSHDSTVSVADASKNMMVSQLKTEFLPLLSVSFVSENSVVAAGHDCCPMLFNCDDRGALTFVSKLDIPKQSIQRNISAMERFRNMDKRATIEDRNTALDTLHQNSITQVSIYEVDKRDCRKFCTTGIDGAMTIWDFKTLESSIQGLRIM, encoded by the exons ATGTCTCTACATCAGTTCTTACTAGAGCCAATCACTTGCCATGCTTGGAACAAAGACCGAACCC AGATTGCCATCAGCCCTAATAACCATGAAGTTCATATCTATAAAAAGAATAGTAACCAGTGGGTGAAAGCTCATGAGCTGAAAGAACACAATGGACACATCACAG GCATTGATTGGGCCCCCAAGAGTGACCGCATTGTCACCTGTGGCGCTGATCGTAACGCTTATGTTTGGAGTCAGAAGGACGGTGTGTGGAAGCCAACTCTGGTCATTCTGAGGATCAACCGTGCAGCCACCTTTGTGAAGTGGTCCCCCCTGGAGAACAAATTTGCTGTTGGAAGTGGAGCCCGGCTCATATCTGTGTGCTACTTTGAGTCTGAAAATGACTG GTGGGTCAGCAAGCACATCAAGAAACCCATTCGCTCCACTGTCCTTAGTCTGGATTGGCATCCCAATAATGTCTTGCTGGCAGCTGGATCCTGTGATTTCAAATGCAG GGTGTTTTCCGCCTACATTAAGGAAGTGGATGAGAAACCGGCCAGCACGCCTTGGGGCTCCAAAATGCCCTTTGGGCAGCTGATGTCCGAATTTGGCGGTGCAGGGAGTGGAGGCTGGGTCCACAGCGTCAGTTTCTCCGCCAGTGGCAACCGCCTTGCCTGGGTCAGCCACGACAGCACGGTGTCAGTTGCAGATGCCTCCAAAAACATGAT GGTCTCGCAGCTGAAAACGGAGTTCCTCCCTCTGCTGAGTGTGTCGTTCGTCTCAGAGAACAGCGTGGTGGCTGCT GGCCATGACTGCTGCCCGATGCTCTTCAACTGTGACGACCGCGGTGCCCTCACCTTCGTCTCGAAGCTGGACATCCCCAAGCAGAGCATACAGCGCAATATTTCGGCCATGGAACGCTTCCGTAATATGGACAAAAGAGCCACTATTGAGGATCGCAACACTGCTCTGGACACCCTGCACCAGAACAGCATCAC cCAAGTGTCTATTTACGAGGTGGACAAACGAGATTGTCGCAAGTTTTGCACCACTGGCATTGATGGAGCAATGACCATCTGGGACTTCAAG ACCCTGGAGTCCTCCATCCAGGGCCTGCGCATCATGTGA
- the LOC134294202 gene encoding uncharacterized protein LOC134294202 yields MFMFPTVKVPGDTTKSLVCSFRSGCGELTLSQEYGHHPAVAVRCNMQVEDEELLGAGGGRSERATPETDAEFHQLAALASSTAYAQPNGVTQRRGVVRGDSTGGEEGSPSPGPQKMVFLEERMSAMETTLAVMSRAMERLAVLAEPERGRELRASSMWDVSMGSSQGFADLPAPKGREMRKEPGARPKIQTSLTRVEESDDEGEKPPIIPATLPTETLVPLANAGRGTGQREAAAGPTGPQGGLRRAEDWGLPPQGPLPRREELRIEFGGESSELDFFLTTVRGYMEDNAHTFRTESSRVRAIGAVLKRGAASWYVQLHARRDPCLGSLRRFMGALETRFRDPLEQIRAREELKTVSQGQRSVSEYAEEFQCLAEKVPEWSAVTKIELFKEGLRREILSWAVHRDEPDTLRGWIQLAGRIETSLAQARRHRGGLQQRPQMKEGSRKEGSTPAGRRTEPTGNVSTSRRGCFVCGRLGHRAAECWQRKGEGGGPPKPRAVAGKRAEEEPPMRHHSGGLDEGEEDAMSEPCY; encoded by the exons atgttcatgtttcctacagtaaaagttcctggtgataccacaaagagtctcgtgtgttcattcaggagcggctgtggtgagctgacactaagccaagaatacggacaccatcccgctgtagcggtgaggtgtaacatgcaagtggaggatgaagagctcttgggcgccggaggaggaaggtcggaaagggccactcccgagacggacgctgagttccaccagctggcggccctggcgtcatccaccgcttatgcccagccaaatggggtaacccagaggcgcggagtggtgcggggagatagcaccggaggagaggaaggttcaccttccccaggcccgcaaaagatggtgtttctggaggagaggatgtcggcgatggagaccaccctggcagtgatgtcgagggcgatggagcgcctggcggttttggcggagccggagcgaggaagggaactccgggctagctcaatgtgggacgtgagcatgggaagcagccagggctttgcagacctcccagcaccgaagggaagggaaatgcgaaaggagcccggtgcccggcccaagatccaaacgagcctgacgcgggtggaggagagtgacgacgaaggggaaaagcctccgataatcccggctacgctcccaactgagaccctggtgcccctggcgaatgccgggcgtggcacaggacaaagggaagcagcagcggggcccactggcccgcaagggggcttgcgacgggcggaggattggggattgccaccacagggacccctaccgagacgagaggaactaaggatcgagtttgggggagagtcctctgaactggattttttcctgaccacggtgaggggctatatggaggacaatgcccacacttttagaacggaatccagccgggtacgggccattggtgcagtgttgaagaggggagcggccagctggtacgttcaactacacgcgcggcgcgacccatgtctggggtcactccgacgctttatgggggccctggagacccgtttccgagatccactggagcagatccgggcgagggaggagttgaagaccgtctcccaggggcagaggtcggtatctgagtatgcggaggagttccaatgcctcgctgaaaaggtgccggaatggtctgcagtgacaaagatagaactcttcaaagaggggctcaggcgggagatcctctcctgggcggtgcatcgtgatgagcctgacacactgcgcggatggattcagctggcggggcgcatcgagacatcgctggcccaggcgaggaggcaccgaggagggctacagcagcggccgcagatgaaagaggggagccggaaggagggatcaaccccagccgggaggagaacggagccgacagggaacgtgagcaccagcaggaggggctgcttcgtgtgcggccgtttgggccacagggctgccgagtgctggcagagaaaaggggaaggcggaggcccgcccaaaccaagagccgtggcagggaaacgcgccgaggaagaaccaccgatgaggcaccactcgggggggttg gacgaaggggaggaggacgccatgtcagaaccctgctactag